A window from Enterocloster bolteae encodes these proteins:
- a CDS encoding membrane protein, with the protein MDSDKKVNWGRVLILAGAVIAFTIGSGFATGQEIIQYYTAYGVQGIFTVLLFAVCFIYYNYNFAKAGAEEHFEKGNDVYKFYCGKYVGTFMDYYSTIFCYMSFFVMVGGAASTLNQQYGLPSWVGGVVLTALAILTVVGGLNSLVDKIGVVGPAIVVLCIGIGVVTLFRDAGNVGAGLEVIRTGAFAEAGSETIKNAGPNWVISALSYAGFVLLWFASFTAALGANNKKKDVEYGIYGGTIAVCVAIVLIMLAQVANINTAGLGNTGIFVWNADIPNLILAERIWKPFASFFAVVVFAGIYTTAVPLLYNPCGRFAKEGTSQFKILTVALGVIGLIVGLFLPFRVLVNIIYVLNGYVGAVLILFMLWKNIKDVFLKKK; encoded by the coding sequence ATGGATAGTGATAAGAAAGTTAACTGGGGACGGGTACTTATACTTGCCGGAGCAGTCATCGCATTTACCATTGGTTCCGGGTTTGCAACAGGACAGGAGATTATTCAGTATTATACTGCATACGGGGTGCAGGGAATTTTTACGGTGTTACTGTTTGCGGTCTGCTTCATCTACTACAATTACAACTTTGCCAAGGCCGGAGCAGAGGAGCACTTTGAAAAAGGAAATGACGTATATAAGTTTTACTGCGGTAAATACGTTGGGACCTTCATGGATTATTATTCTACTATATTTTGTTACATGTCATTTTTCGTTATGGTTGGAGGCGCTGCCTCTACACTGAACCAGCAGTATGGCCTTCCTTCCTGGGTAGGCGGCGTGGTTCTGACAGCACTGGCAATCCTTACCGTGGTAGGGGGACTTAACTCACTGGTTGACAAGATCGGTGTGGTTGGCCCGGCTATCGTTGTACTGTGTATCGGTATCGGCGTGGTTACCCTGTTCAGGGATGCCGGTAATGTAGGAGCCGGACTGGAAGTTATCCGCACAGGTGCATTTGCCGAGGCGGGCAGTGAGACAATCAAGAACGCAGGACCTAACTGGGTGATATCCGCCCTGTCCTATGCGGGATTCGTGCTTCTGTGGTTTGCCAGTTTTACGGCGGCGCTTGGAGCCAATAATAAAAAGAAAGACGTGGAGTATGGCATCTACGGCGGAACCATCGCTGTATGCGTTGCCATTGTCCTTATCATGCTGGCACAGGTTGCCAATATTAATACAGCAGGTCTGGGAAATACAGGCATCTTCGTATGGAATGCAGACATCCCCAATCTGATCCTGGCAGAGCGCATCTGGAAGCCTTTTGCATCCTTCTTTGCAGTCGTGGTATTTGCAGGTATTTATACAACAGCAGTGCCGCTTCTGTATAATCCATGCGGCAGGTTCGCAAAAGAGGGAACCAGCCAGTTTAAGATCCTCACGGTTGCACTGGGAGTAATTGGACTGATTGTAGGACTCTTCCTTCCTTTCAGGGTCCTGGTTAACATCATTTACGTGCTCAACGGATATGTGGGCGCAGTACTGATACTGTTCATGTTATGGAAAAATATTAAGGATGTATTCTTAAAGAAGAAATAG
- the grdF gene encoding sarcosine reductase complex component B subunit beta — protein MAKYKIVHYINQFFAGIGGEEKADYTPELREGVVGPGMGLKAALGEDYEIVSTIICGDNYFGENLDAATDTIIEMVKKCEPDVFVAGPAFNAGRYGVACGTICKAVEERLGIPVITGMYIENPGVDMFRKDLIIVDTPNSAAGMPKVLPVMSALIKKMAAGEEILGPKEEGYIERGIRVNYFAEKRGSERALEMLVKKLKGEEYGTDLPMPKFDRVAPAEPVKDIKHAKIAVVTSGGIVPTGNPDHIESSNATKWGKYDITGMDRLSADEFTTIHGGYDRQFAMANPNVVVPLDALRELEKAGEFGELVNYFCTTTGTGTATASAAKFGSEIGQMFIDEHVDAVILVSTUGTCTRCGATMVKGIEKYGIPVVHMATVVPISLTIGANRIIPGIGIPYPLGDPPQGEKDSYKLRLSMVRRALKALQTPVDGQTVFEK, from the coding sequence ATGGCTAAATATAAAATAGTACATTATATTAACCAGTTCTTTGCCGGAATCGGCGGTGAAGAAAAAGCCGACTATACCCCTGAGCTTCGGGAAGGGGTTGTAGGACCAGGTATGGGACTTAAGGCTGCACTGGGAGAGGATTATGAAATCGTATCAACCATTATCTGCGGTGACAACTATTTCGGAGAGAATCTGGACGCTGCAACCGATACCATTATTGAGATGGTAAAGAAATGTGAGCCTGATGTATTCGTGGCAGGCCCTGCATTCAATGCCGGACGTTACGGCGTTGCCTGCGGTACTATCTGTAAGGCAGTGGAAGAGCGTCTGGGCATCCCGGTTATCACCGGTATGTATATCGAGAATCCTGGCGTGGATATGTTCCGCAAGGACCTTATCATTGTGGATACACCTAACTCCGCAGCCGGTATGCCAAAGGTACTTCCTGTTATGTCCGCTCTGATTAAGAAGATGGCGGCCGGCGAGGAAATCCTTGGGCCGAAGGAAGAAGGATACATCGAGAGAGGAATCCGCGTAAACTACTTCGCTGAGAAGAGAGGTTCTGAGCGCGCCCTTGAGATGCTGGTTAAGAAGTTAAAAGGCGAGGAATACGGCACAGACCTTCCTATGCCTAAATTTGACAGAGTTGCGCCTGCTGAGCCTGTTAAGGATATCAAGCACGCAAAGATTGCAGTGGTTACCTCCGGCGGTATCGTTCCAACCGGTAACCCTGACCATATCGAGTCCTCCAACGCCACCAAGTGGGGCAAGTATGACATCACCGGTATGGACCGTCTGTCAGCGGATGAATTTACAACCATCCACGGCGGATATGACCGTCAGTTTGCTATGGCCAACCCTAATGTGGTTGTTCCGTTAGACGCATTAAGAGAACTGGAAAAAGCAGGCGAGTTCGGCGAGCTTGTGAACTATTTCTGCACTACTACCGGTACCGGAACTGCGACTGCATCTGCAGCCAAGTTCGGCAGCGAGATTGGACAGATGTTTATTGATGAGCATGTGGATGCGGTTATCCTCGTCTCTACCTGAGGTACCTGTACTCGTTGCGGTGCAACGATGGTTAAGGGTATCGAGAAATACGGCATTCCGGTAGTTCACATGGCTACTGTAGTTCCGATTTCACTGACAATAGGCGCTAACCGTATTATTCCTGGTATAGGCATTCCTTATCCTCTGGGCGATCCGCCACAGGGCGAGAAGGACAGCTACAAACTCCGCTTATCCATGGTCAGAAGAGCTCTCAAAGCACTTCAGACACCGGTTGATGGCCAGACTGTGTTTGAGAAATAA
- the grdG gene encoding sarcosine reductase complex component B subunit alpha, translated as MKLELGKIFIKDIRFDDKTHVKDGVLYVNKEEVEKLVLEDDKLTGCHVDIAKPGESVRITPVKDVIEPRVKVSGGEIFPGVIGKVSPQVGTGRTHALEGCCVVTVGKIVGFQEGVIDMSGPAADYCPFSQTYNLCVVVEPADGLETHVYEKAARMAGLKVATYVGEAARELEPDEIVTYETKPIFEQAAMYPDLPKVGYIHMLQSQGLLHDTYYYGVDAKQFIPTFMYPTEIMDGAIVSGNCVAPCDKVTTYHHFHNPVIEDCYKHHGKDINFMGVILTNENVFLADKERHSDMVAKLCNWMGLDGVLITEEGYGNPDTDLMMNCRKVERAGTKVVLITDEFPGKDGKSQSLADVCEEADALASCGQGNATLQFPAMDKVIGTQDFIEMQIGGWDGCKNPDGSFEAELQIIIASTIANGFNKLAARGY; from the coding sequence ATGAAGCTTGAATTGGGAAAAATCTTTATCAAAGATATCCGATTCGATGACAAGACTCACGTGAAAGACGGAGTGCTCTATGTCAACAAAGAGGAAGTTGAAAAGCTTGTGCTGGAAGACGATAAGCTGACCGGCTGCCACGTTGACATTGCAAAGCCAGGTGAGTCCGTTAGGATTACACCGGTTAAGGACGTGATTGAGCCAAGGGTTAAGGTCAGCGGCGGAGAGATTTTCCCAGGCGTGATCGGAAAGGTAAGTCCTCAGGTGGGCACCGGAAGAACGCACGCTCTGGAAGGCTGCTGTGTAGTGACTGTTGGTAAAATCGTAGGATTCCAGGAGGGCGTTATCGACATGAGCGGCCCTGCTGCGGATTACTGCCCATTTTCACAGACCTATAACCTCTGCGTTGTAGTGGAGCCGGCTGACGGCCTGGAGACTCATGTATATGAGAAGGCTGCTCGTATGGCAGGCTTAAAGGTAGCGACTTATGTAGGCGAGGCAGCAAGAGAGCTGGAGCCGGATGAAATTGTTACTTATGAGACAAAGCCTATTTTCGAGCAGGCTGCTATGTATCCGGACCTTCCAAAGGTAGGCTACATCCATATGCTGCAGTCACAGGGACTTCTGCATGATACATATTACTACGGCGTGGATGCAAAGCAGTTTATCCCCACCTTTATGTATCCAACAGAAATCATGGACGGCGCTATTGTTTCCGGTAACTGTGTTGCGCCATGTGACAAGGTTACCACATACCATCATTTCCACAATCCGGTTATTGAGGACTGCTATAAGCACCATGGCAAGGATATCAACTTCATGGGTGTTATCCTGACAAACGAGAACGTATTCCTGGCAGACAAAGAGCGTCATTCCGATATGGTTGCCAAGCTGTGCAACTGGATGGGATTAGACGGTGTGCTGATTACCGAGGAGGGATACGGCAATCCTGATACTGACCTGATGATGAACTGCCGTAAGGTAGAGCGCGCAGGAACCAAGGTAGTTCTGATTACCGACGAGTTCCCGGGCAAGGACGGAAAGTCCCAGTCTCTGGCTGACGTGTGCGAGGAAGCTGACGCACTGGCATCCTGCGGACAGGGTAATGCCACACTCCAGTTCCCGGCCATGGATAAGGTCATCGGAACACAGGACTTCATCGAGATGCAGATTGGCGGCTGGGACGGCTGTAAGAACCCGGACGGCAGCTTTGAGGCAGAGCTTCAGATTATCATCGCCTCCACCATTGCCAATGGTTTCAACAAGCTGGCAGCTAGAGGCTATTAA
- a CDS encoding TetR/AcrR family transcriptional regulator, which yields MKKNVGTSYFKDLSRKDYVVQASRIIKKEGVEAISIRRIAAELGCSSASMYRYFQNLDELLFYAQLDALNEYILDLSKCEKEWNDIWDVHFGIWRSYAKEAFKKPQAFEAVFYRNINRDLGEALKEYYEMFPDAIIQVSPFIKEMLEIPSYYQRDYYICKLLVAEGKISEENAKKLNHIICTLFLGYFKFVQEHGISQDEIPELVNQFIQESKEITQCYAYDFTPK from the coding sequence ATGAAAAAGAATGTGGGAACATCCTACTTTAAAGATTTGAGCAGGAAGGATTATGTGGTTCAGGCCAGCAGGATCATAAAGAAGGAGGGAGTGGAGGCCATCAGCATCCGGCGCATCGCGGCGGAACTGGGATGTTCTTCTGCCAGTATGTACCGGTATTTTCAGAATCTGGATGAGCTTTTATTTTATGCCCAGCTGGATGCGCTCAACGAGTATATCCTGGATTTGTCAAAATGTGAAAAGGAGTGGAATGATATCTGGGATGTGCATTTCGGTATATGGCGCTCCTATGCCAAAGAGGCATTTAAGAAGCCCCAGGCCTTTGAAGCTGTTTTTTACCGGAATATAAACCGGGACCTGGGAGAGGCCCTGAAGGAATATTATGAGATGTTTCCGGACGCCATCATACAGGTAAGCCCCTTCATCAAGGAGATGCTTGAGATACCCAGCTATTACCAGAGGGACTATTATATATGTAAGCTTCTGGTGGCAGAGGGAAAGATTTCTGAGGAAAATGCTAAAAAGCTGAACCATATCATATGTACCCTGTTTCTGGGATATTTTAAGTTTGTCCAGGAGCACGGCATCAGCCAGGATGAGATTCCGGAGCTGGTGAACCAGTTCATTCAGGAGAGTAAGGAAATCACACAGTGCTATGCCTATGATTTTACACCTAAATAG
- a CDS encoding GrdX family protein, which produces MFDLGKCILVTNNDRAAEKWGENVEQVVMVETYEEVLLKTRDLIHTNHKLLTHPQASSLKPNQTPYRTILLYSETGKSDAGDIRLIEEAIEAFNKWTAIKKVPKYDEKIAYDYKTIDLSMIENVIPKL; this is translated from the coding sequence ATGTTTGATTTAGGTAAATGTATTCTGGTCACCAACAATGACCGGGCAGCAGAAAAATGGGGAGAAAACGTAGAGCAGGTGGTTATGGTGGAGACTTACGAGGAGGTACTGTTAAAAACCAGGGATTTGATTCATACAAACCACAAGCTTCTGACCCATCCCCAGGCATCCAGCTTAAAGCCCAACCAGACGCCCTATAGGACCATCCTTTTATACAGTGAAACCGGAAAAAGTGATGCAGGGGATATCCGTCTGATTGAGGAAGCCATAGAGGCCTTCAATAAGTGGACCGCCATTAAGAAGGTGCCTAAGTATGACGAGAAGATTGCCTACGATTACAAGACCATTGATTTGTCAATGATAGAGAATGTAATCCCTAAATTATAG
- a CDS encoding peptidylprolyl isomerase: MDRSRIYKVRGKRWKRAVGLCLTAVLAMAVLTGCSRKAAATTGSRTVDKEYTKGQMMVIAITERNRYQNIYTSELWSVKADENGDTFEDKLMDQVEQFLIELAATNLMADEQGIELTSQEKDSLKSLAQEYYRNLSEQDRRFMDVSEDEVYDLYCQYYRADKLVAELTKNENPEVSDAEAKVIGIQQIELDSRAEAENVLALAQAEKADFGAIAAKYSKDSRTDRTLEWKKDMDGLERAAFELEQDQVSGILEQGGRYYILKCVNAYDEEATAARKSRLAQEKKTKAFLGIYEPYVKEHIVKLKKLPGDVVEFSGGEGCTADNFFQLYHGYFSK, from the coding sequence GTGGACAGAAGCAGGATATACAAGGTGCGGGGGAAGAGATGGAAAAGGGCCGTGGGCCTGTGTCTGACAGCCGTCCTGGCGATGGCTGTTTTGACGGGATGTTCAAGGAAGGCAGCTGCCACAACCGGCTCCAGGACAGTGGACAAGGAGTATACCAAGGGGCAGATGATGGTGATTGCCATTACGGAGCGCAACCGTTACCAGAATATATATACCAGTGAGCTCTGGTCTGTCAAAGCGGACGAGAACGGTGATACATTCGAGGACAAGCTGATGGACCAGGTGGAGCAGTTCCTGATTGAGCTGGCAGCCACCAATTTGATGGCGGACGAACAGGGAATTGAGCTTACAAGCCAGGAAAAGGATTCTCTTAAGTCCCTGGCCCAGGAATATTACAGAAATCTGTCGGAACAGGACCGCAGGTTTATGGATGTATCCGAGGATGAGGTGTACGACCTGTACTGCCAATACTACCGTGCGGATAAGCTGGTGGCAGAGCTGACCAAAAACGAGAATCCGGAAGTCAGCGACGCGGAGGCTAAGGTCATAGGCATTCAGCAGATTGAGCTGGATTCAAGGGCTGAGGCAGAGAATGTTTTGGCCCTGGCCCAGGCAGAGAAAGCGGATTTTGGGGCTATTGCAGCCAAATATTCAAAGGACAGCAGGACAGACAGGACGCTGGAATGGAAAAAGGATATGGATGGCCTTGAAAGAGCTGCATTTGAGCTGGAGCAGGACCAGGTCAGCGGGATTCTGGAGCAGGGCGGAAGATATTATATCCTTAAGTGTGTCAATGCCTATGACGAGGAGGCTACGGCTGCCAGAAAGAGCAGGCTGGCCCAGGAGAAGAAGACAAAGGCGTTCCTGGGAATCTATGAGCCGTATGTAAAGGAGCACATAGTGAAGCTTAAGAAGCTGCCCGGGGATGTGGTGGAGTTCTCCGGCGGTGAGGGCTGTACGGCAGACAATTTTTTCCAGCTGTATCACGGATATTTCAGTAAATAG
- a CDS encoding HAD family hydrolase: MIKLIVSDVDGTLVPDGSPDLDPEVFDIILKLREKGMQFVVASGRPWASVESAFEPVKKKIFYVANNGAYVGCHGRCLYAYTMERELAHRIIRKVRMHPELEMVYAGVNGDYLDSKDDTLCDWLTNGYKFNVIRVKDVLELEEPCVKISIYKKEGIEAATRDIYDEFKDQAKMACAGDMWMDCMAKDVNKGKAVRTIQESLGIKMEETMAFGDQLNDIEMLNQAYYSFAVANAREEVRKAARFQADSNVRGGVLKILKGLL, translated from the coding sequence ATGATTAAGCTTATAGTATCGGATGTAGATGGAACCCTTGTACCGGACGGATCCCCGGATTTGGATCCGGAAGTATTTGACATCATTCTGAAGCTTCGTGAAAAGGGAATGCAGTTTGTGGTTGCCAGCGGGCGCCCGTGGGCCAGTGTGGAAAGCGCGTTTGAACCGGTTAAGAAGAAGATTTTCTATGTTGCCAACAATGGGGCGTACGTGGGATGCCATGGCAGATGCCTGTACGCCTATACGATGGAGCGTGAGCTGGCCCACCGCATCATACGCAAAGTACGTATGCATCCGGAACTGGAGATGGTCTATGCCGGCGTGAACGGGGATTATCTGGATTCTAAGGACGACACCCTGTGCGACTGGCTGACCAACGGCTATAAGTTTAATGTCATCCGGGTAAAGGATGTGCTGGAGCTGGAGGAGCCGTGTGTGAAGATTTCCATTTATAAGAAGGAGGGAATCGAGGCAGCCACCAGGGACATATATGATGAGTTCAAGGACCAGGCTAAGATGGCCTGCGCCGGTGATATGTGGATGGACTGTATGGCCAAGGATGTGAACAAGGGGAAGGCTGTACGCACCATCCAGGAAAGCCTGGGCATTAAGATGGAGGAGACCATGGCCTTTGGCGATCAGCTCAACGATATAGAGATGCTCAACCAGGCTTATTACAGCTTTGCAGTTGCCAATGCCAGGGAAGAGGTGCGAAAGGCTGCCAGGTTCCAGGCGGACAGCAATGTGCGGGGCGGAGTCCTCAAGATACTGAAAGGGCTGCTGTGA
- a CDS encoding Maf family protein has protein sequence MDMRQTWGGYQVVLASASPRRKELMAQIGLEPEIRPSRMEEETREKRPDRVVMELSRQKAEDVASGCPGGTMVIGADTVVSVGNEILGKPGTPMRAYEMLEKIQGRTHQVYTGVTVLLCQGEDRCHGITFAERTDVHVYPMTCGEMKEYAQCGEPLDKAGAYGIQGRFAAYIKGIDGDYANVVGLPVGRLYQEIKRLLEDREDD, from the coding sequence ATGGATATGAGACAGACTTGGGGAGGATATCAGGTCGTGCTGGCCTCGGCGTCTCCCAGACGGAAGGAACTGATGGCACAGATTGGCCTGGAGCCTGAAATCAGGCCCAGCCGGATGGAGGAGGAGACCAGGGAGAAAAGGCCGGATAGGGTGGTCATGGAACTGTCCAGACAGAAGGCAGAGGATGTTGCGTCGGGATGTCCCGGGGGTACCATGGTGATTGGGGCGGATACAGTGGTTTCCGTGGGAAATGAGATACTGGGTAAACCGGGAACCCCCATGAGGGCCTATGAGATGCTGGAGAAGATTCAGGGCAGGACCCACCAGGTATACACCGGTGTGACGGTGCTTCTGTGCCAGGGGGAGGACAGGTGCCACGGGATTACATTTGCGGAGCGCACGGATGTCCATGTGTACCCCATGACCTGCGGGGAAATGAAGGAATATGCCCAGTGCGGGGAACCCCTGGATAAGGCGGGGGCTTACGGGATTCAGGGCAGGTTTGCCGCTTATATAAAAGGAATAGACGGGGACTACGCCAACGTGGTGGGACTGCCGGTGGGACGTCTCTATCAGGAGATAAAAAGACTTTTGGAGGACAGGGAAGATGATTAA
- a CDS encoding putative ABC transporter permease, translated as MNIYDFINWFFMYSFLGYLLECIVLSAEYKRPVVDRGFGHGPFCVIYGFGALGACMLLRPVSGSPMELYTASMAMATTMELVTANIMVRLFGSFWWDYSHKPFNYKGMVCLESSLAWGLLGLFFFYFLDIRVRAAVISLPGHVGTVLAVGLTMFYLVDFIHCFRLRMGGMEEEDEPAVGRLKIY; from the coding sequence ATGAATATTTATGATTTCATCAACTGGTTTTTTATGTATAGTTTTCTTGGTTACCTGCTGGAATGTATTGTGCTGAGTGCAGAATATAAGCGGCCTGTAGTGGACCGTGGCTTTGGCCATGGCCCCTTTTGCGTCATATATGGTTTCGGTGCCCTGGGTGCATGCATGCTTCTGCGGCCTGTTTCCGGCAGCCCCATGGAGCTCTACACGGCATCCATGGCCATGGCCACTACCATGGAACTGGTCACAGCCAATATTATGGTACGGCTGTTCGGCTCCTTCTGGTGGGACTACAGCCACAAACCCTTTAATTATAAAGGAATGGTCTGTCTGGAAAGCAGCCTTGCATGGGGACTTCTGGGCCTGTTTTTCTTTTATTTTCTGGATATAAGGGTTCGTGCTGCCGTGATCAGTCTGCCCGGCCATGTGGGGACTGTTTTGGCAGTAGGGCTTACCATGTTTTATCTGGTGGATTTCATCCACTGTTTCCGCCTGCGCATGGGCGGTATGGAAGAGGAAGATGAGCCGGCAGTGGGCCGGCTGAAGATATATTAA
- a CDS encoding divergent PAP2 family protein codes for MLGNQLLMSAVTGWVVAQFLKTLIDFALNKNFNAERLVGSGGMPSSHSATVCGLTTAALLKYGAGSFEFAVSFVLSMIVMYDAIGVRRETGKQAKLLNSILSENPLKLNAEVLQEKLKEYVGHTPLQVLAGAILGIGLALALNSYY; via the coding sequence ATGCTTGGCAATCAGCTTCTTATGAGTGCTGTTACAGGATGGGTGGTTGCCCAGTTCTTAAAGACTCTGATTGACTTTGCTTTGAATAAGAATTTTAACGCGGAGCGCCTGGTGGGGTCAGGCGGTATGCCCAGTTCCCACTCCGCCACAGTCTGCGGCCTGACCACAGCGGCCCTGCTCAAATACGGTGCCGGGTCCTTTGAGTTTGCCGTGTCCTTCGTGCTCTCCATGATTGTCATGTATGATGCTATCGGAGTGAGGCGTGAGACCGGGAAACAGGCCAAGCTTTTGAATTCCATCCTTTCAGAGAATCCGCTTAAGCTCAATGCGGAGGTACTTCAGGAGAAGCTTAAGGAGTATGTGGGACACACGCCTTTGCAGGTTCTGGCAGGGGCTATACTGGGAATTGGACTGGCTTTGGCCCTGAATTCCTATTATTAA
- a CDS encoding HD domain-containing protein — protein sequence MVSEITEDQEYMECVKDILCHPVFQSMDQYIQHGTTTCKTHCIQVSYLGYKLCKQLGGNWRSAARAGLLHDLFLYDWHTHAKETGQYFHGFTHPKAALENADRYFRLTGEERMIILRHMWPLTLIPPTSKAGYAVTCADKYCSTVETTARFKHWIRMCLFAQPARR from the coding sequence ATGGTTTCAGAAATAACAGAAGACCAGGAGTACATGGAGTGTGTAAAGGATATATTGTGCCATCCTGTATTCCAGTCCATGGACCAGTACATACAGCACGGGACTACCACATGTAAGACCCACTGTATACAGGTTTCATACCTTGGATATAAGCTGTGCAAACAGCTGGGAGGAAACTGGAGAAGCGCTGCTCGGGCAGGGCTTCTCCATGATTTGTTTTTATACGATTGGCATACCCATGCTAAGGAGACGGGCCAGTACTTTCATGGATTCACCCACCCAAAGGCAGCCCTGGAGAACGCGGACCGGTATTTCCGGCTGACCGGGGAGGAACGGATGATTATTCTGAGGCATATGTGGCCCCTGACCCTTATACCTCCCACATCCAAGGCAGGATATGCAGTTACTTGTGCGGATAAATATTGCAGTACAGTGGAAACCACGGCCCGGTTTAAGCACTGGATTCGGATGTGCCTGTTTGCACAGCCGGCCAGACGGTAA
- the glgA gene encoding glycogen synthase GlgA, with protein MKKILFAASEAVPFIKTGGLADVVGSLPKCFDKEYFDVRVIIPKYLCIKQEWRDKMKYVHHFYMDYLGQSRYVGILQYVHEGITFYFIDNESYFNGAKPYGDWYWDLEKFCFFCRAALSALPVIGFQPDVVHCHDWQTGLIPVLLKDKFREGEFFCNMKSVITIHNLKFQGVWDVKTIKRFTELPDYYFTPDKLEAYKDGNLLKGGIVFADAITTVSSTYAEEIKLPFYGEGLDGLMRSRAGSLRGIVNGIDYDEFNPETDTYIAQNYNAKNFRKEKIKNKKALQQELGLPVDEKKFMVGIVSRLTDQKGFDLIQCVMDELCSDDLQLVVLGTGEERYENMFRHYDWKYHDRVSAQIYYSEAMSHKIYAASDAFLMPSLFEPCGLSQLMALRYGTVPIVRETGGLKDTVEPYNEYEGKGTGFSFANYNAHEMLGSVRYAEYVYSSKRREWNKIIDRAMAKDYSWWTSAAKYQELYDWLIGY; from the coding sequence ATGAAGAAAATACTATTTGCAGCTTCAGAAGCAGTGCCGTTTATTAAAACAGGAGGACTGGCAGACGTAGTAGGCTCCCTGCCAAAATGCTTTGATAAAGAGTATTTTGATGTCAGGGTCATCATCCCCAAGTACCTTTGCATCAAACAGGAGTGGCGCGACAAGATGAAATATGTACACCACTTCTATATGGATTATCTGGGACAGAGCCGTTATGTGGGCATCCTGCAGTACGTACATGAGGGTATAACCTTTTACTTTATTGATAATGAGAGCTATTTTAATGGCGCAAAGCCATACGGGGACTGGTATTGGGATCTGGAGAAGTTCTGCTTTTTCTGCCGGGCGGCCTTATCAGCGTTGCCTGTGATTGGATTCCAGCCCGATGTGGTACACTGCCATGACTGGCAGACAGGATTGATTCCTGTTCTTCTCAAGGATAAGTTCCGCGAGGGAGAGTTTTTCTGCAATATGAAGTCTGTAATCACCATCCACAACCTGAAGTTCCAGGGCGTGTGGGATGTAAAGACTATCAAGCGCTTTACCGAGCTGCCGGATTACTATTTCACGCCGGATAAGCTGGAGGCCTATAAGGACGGAAACCTGTTAAAAGGCGGTATCGTATTTGCTGATGCCATCACAACAGTCAGCAGCACATATGCAGAGGAGATAAAGCTTCCATTTTATGGCGAAGGACTGGACGGCCTTATGCGTTCCAGGGCCGGAAGCCTCAGGGGAATTGTCAACGGCATTGACTATGATGAGTTTAATCCTGAGACTGATACGTATATTGCCCAGAACTATAATGCCAAGAATTTCCGCAAGGAAAAGATAAAGAACAAGAAGGCGCTCCAGCAGGAGTTAGGCCTTCCGGTGGACGAGAAGAAGTTCATGGTGGGCATTGTCTCCCGCCTTACGGACCAGAAGGGCTTTGACCTGATTCAGTGCGTCATGGATGAGCTGTGCAGCGACGATTTGCAGCTGGTAGTTCTGGGAACCGGTGAGGAGCGCTATGAGAACATGTTCCGCCACTATGACTGGAAGTATCATGACAGGGTATCTGCCCAGATTTACTACTCAGAGGCTATGTCCCATAAGATATACGCTGCCAGCGATGCGTTCCTCATGCCGTCCCTGTTTGAACCATGCGGCCTGAGCCAGCTGATGGCTCTGCGCTACGGCACGGTTCCCATTGTAAGGGAAACAGGCGGCCTTAAGGATACCGTGGAGCCTTATAACGAATACGAGGGCAAGGGCACAGGATTCTCCTTTGCGAATTATAATGCTCATGAGATGCTGGGAAGCGTGCGTTATGCCGAGTATGTCTACAGCAGCAAGCGGCGGGAGTGGAATAAAATAATCGACAGGGCCATGGCCAAGGATTATTCATGGTGGACCTCTGCCGCCAAATACCAGGAACTTTATGATTGGCTGATTGGATATTGA